A stretch of the Acidimicrobiales bacterium genome encodes the following:
- a CDS encoding ACT domain-containing protein — protein sequence MATDLLIEVENKPGALARVAAAISDAGVNISAATCTRPDETAVMHILVKHAEAAKHALSTAAVTVTREREVVVFEAEDRPGVLADLARKVAEAGINIDLLYVATNNRIVFGSPDLDGLRRALGINET from the coding sequence ATGGCTACCGATCTGCTCATCGAGGTGGAGAACAAACCCGGGGCGCTCGCCCGGGTGGCCGCGGCGATAAGCGACGCTGGTGTGAACATCTCAGCGGCCACGTGCACCCGCCCGGACGAAACCGCGGTAATGCACATCCTGGTGAAGCACGCCGAGGCGGCCAAACACGCCCTCTCCACTGCTGCGGTGACGGTCACGAGGGAGCGGGAAGTCGTGGTGTTCGAGGCCGAGGACCGTCCGGGGGTCCTTGCCGACCTCGCCCGAAAGGTGGCAGAGGCAGGCATCAACATCGACTTGCTCTACGTGGCGACCAACAACCGCATCGTCTTCGGATCACCAGACCTTGATGGCCTCCGCCGGGCCTTGGGCATCAACGAGACGTAG
- the dmpG gene encoding 4-hydroxy-2-oxovalerate aldolase, with protein MPYSDQLDVRVTDTSLRDGSHAKRHQFTEGDVTSIVAALDSAGVPVIEVTHGDGLGGSSFNYGFSLVNERKLMKAAVATAQRAKIAALMLPGVGTKDDISAVAELGVSVIRIATHCTEADVSEQHFGLAREIGLETVGFLMMAHSQPPEVLAKQARIMVDAGCQCVYVVDSAGAMVMEDASDRVAALVAEIGTEAQVGFHGHENLSLSVANTVLAIRAGAVQVDGSTRRFGAGAGNTSVEALAAVLERLGIRTGLDVLAMIDAAEDVVRPVMDDECVLDRLAIIMGYAGVYSSFLKHAYRAAERYGVSGAEILLECGRQRLVGGQEDQIIQIAAELAQKAS; from the coding sequence ATGCCCTACTCGGACCAGCTCGACGTACGCGTTACCGACACCTCCCTGCGTGACGGGTCGCATGCGAAACGCCATCAGTTCACCGAAGGAGACGTGACCTCCATCGTCGCCGCTCTCGACTCGGCCGGTGTTCCTGTCATCGAGGTGACCCACGGCGACGGCCTCGGAGGCAGCTCGTTCAACTACGGCTTCTCCTTGGTCAACGAACGAAAGCTGATGAAGGCGGCGGTCGCAACCGCGCAGCGCGCCAAGATCGCGGCGCTGATGCTTCCCGGAGTGGGGACAAAGGACGACATCTCCGCGGTGGCCGAACTCGGCGTGTCGGTCATTCGGATCGCAACCCACTGCACCGAGGCCGATGTTTCCGAGCAGCACTTCGGACTAGCGCGTGAGATCGGGCTCGAGACCGTCGGCTTCCTGATGATGGCGCACAGCCAGCCGCCGGAGGTTCTGGCCAAGCAGGCAAGAATCATGGTCGACGCGGGCTGCCAGTGCGTGTACGTGGTCGACTCCGCCGGCGCGATGGTCATGGAGGATGCTTCCGACCGGGTTGCTGCCCTAGTTGCCGAGATCGGTACGGAAGCGCAGGTCGGTTTTCACGGGCACGAGAACCTGTCGCTCTCGGTCGCCAACACCGTTCTGGCCATACGCGCGGGAGCGGTGCAGGTGGACGGGTCGACAAGGAGGTTCGGAGCGGGCGCCGGCAACACGAGTGTCGAAGCACTCGCCGCGGTCCTGGAACGACTCGGCATCCGCACCGGATTGGACGTCCTCGCCATGATCGACGCGGCCGAGGACGTCGTCCGCCCGGTAATGGACGATGAGTGTGTTCTCGACCGCCTCGCAATCATCATGGGCTACGCCGGGGTCTACTCGAGCTTCCTGAAGCACGCCTACCGGGCCGCCGAGCGATACGGGGTGTCCGGTGCCGAGATCCTCCTCGAGTGCGGCCGTCAGCGTCTCGTCGGTGGCCAGGAGGACCAGATCATCCAGATCGCGGCGGAGCTTGCGCAGAAGGCCTCGTAG